The sequence below is a genomic window from Fibrobacter succinogenes.
CGCTACGATTCCGCAGACGGTCAAAAGCCTTGCCCGCGAATTCCAGCGCCCGGGTGCCGATTTCCTTTCGCTCAGCTATGACAAGGTCATCGCGAACAACCTCGAACACCGCTACTACACTTGCGACGTGATGGAAAAGGATTCCATGACCATCAAGGTTCTGGAATACTACAATCCTGAAAGCTGCATGATTTTCTGCAACTACAAGCGCGACGTGAGCTACTTGGAACAAGTGCTTTCCGGTTACGGCTTTGAAGTTGGCGCCCTCAGCGGCGATGTGGCCCAGAGCCTCCGCGAAAAGACGCTCAACGCCTTCCGCGACAAGAAACTCAAGATCCTCATCTGCACCGATGTGGCAGCCCGCGGTATCGACGTGGACCACGTGACGCACGTGATTGTTTACGACCACCCCGCCGACCACGAAGTGTACGTGCACCGCAGCGGGCGTACCGCAAGAGCAGGCCGTAGCGGTCTTTGCATCTCGCTCATCACGCCGGTCGAAGAAATCGACCTGCGCCAAACGGCAGTCGACTTCGGCATCAACTTCATCAAGATGGATCCGCTTACAAACGAAGAAATCGCGAAGAAGGTGAGCGAACGTACCAAAGTCCGCCTCGAAGAAGTCCGCAAGCACTTCGGCGGTCAAAAAGCAACTGAACGCATCAGCCGCATGCTCCCGCTCGTTAAGGATCTCGCGAACGGCACCACCGACGACCAGATGCTACTTGCGTATCTGTTAGATAAATTTGCATGGAGGAAGTGATATAGTAGACAGTAGGAAGTAGGAAGTAGACAGTATTGCTTGTCAATAAAGTCAATTATAAAGAAACTCCGATATCCTACATTTGCTATAGATCATTAGACTCGATGCTCACGCTTATTATGGCATAACTTCCTACTTCTAACTAATTATGGCTAAGATCAAAGTAAAATCCGCAAAAGAAATCGAACTGATTCGCGATGCCGGCGCTCTCGCCGCCGAAACGCTGATCCGCGCGGGAGAAATGTGCAAGCCCGGCGTCTCCACCCTCGAAATCGATGAATTCATCGGCGACTACACTCGCCAGCACAAGGGCATCTCCGCCTGCATGGGCTACCACGGCTACCCGCGCTACGCCTGCATCAGCATCAACGAAGTTGTCTGCCACGGCATCCCGAACGCGAACACCATCCTCAAGGATGGCGACATCGTGAACATCGACATCACGACAATCCTCTCCGGCTATCACGGCGATACCTCCGCCATGTTCTGCGTTGGTAAGGTCTCCGACATCGCCCGTGAACTCGTGGACACCGCCAAGTTCTGCATGGAAGAAGGCATCCGCGCTGCTGGCGAAAGAGGCGCCCACTGGAACGACATCGGCTGCGCCATCCAGGACATCGCCGACGAACATGGCTTTAGCGTTGTCGAAGACTACTGCGGTCACGGCATCGGTCGCGGCTTCCACGAAGAACCGACCGTCTACCACTTCCGCAACTACGAACGTTGCCCGTTCATCGAAGTCGGTAACGTGTTCACCGTAGAACCGATGCTCAACGTCGGTCGCCCGGGCACCAAGACTCTCGCCGACGGCTGGACCGCAGTGACCCGCGACGGCTCGCTCAGTGCCCAGTGGGAACACACCGTCGTGAAGACCAAGGATGGCATCGACATTCTCACGTTGCCAAGATAGCCATGTCCTTCCTCAGTAACGCCCGCGACAAAGCGATTGAATTCTTTTTTCAGCGTAACGATTTCTTCAAGCAATTTGGAGAAATCCAAAACGTTGATATAGATTCACAAGAAAACCAAGCGAACATCACCATCCTTCTGCATGGCGAGACCGAGCCGACTCTTCTTTGCGCCCACTATTGCTTTGAAGATACAGATGAAGGAACTTTGATTGTCATAAACAAAGTCGATAGTCCGAGAGTGATGATCAACGAAATCGCCGCGTGGTGGTTCAAGGACCATTCCATCAAGAAAGCGCTCCCAAAAGGCACCGGCTTATTCGCCAAAATTTTGTTCTAACTGGCACCGAAGGAATTTTATCATGGACGAACAACTTCAAAAAGTCTTCAACAACATTTCTTTTAGTGTCAACGCCGAGAAACAGACGATGGACCTCACGGTCCTCCCGCATGGCGAAACCACACCCATTTCGTTCCATTTGAACTACAAACTCGTAGAAAATGGCGAAGAAACCGAAATAATCGTCGAAAAAATAGCCTCAGATCGAATTTGGGTCGATGAAATTGTTCACTTGTGGCTAGAAAAAAGTAATTTTCAATATAGGATTCCCCAAAAACTCTCAAGAATTGTTAAAATGTTCTTGAAACAGGAGATCTAAAAGGAGCAAGCCCATGTTGAATTTTAAAGAATACAAAGACAAAAAAAGCGAATCCATTCAGGAACTGTTCAACTCTATCGTCTTCAATCTGATTACGGACATTCCAGACTCGCTCCTTTGCCCCAACAGCGATCCCGACAAGCGCGCCGAAGTACTTATCAAGCAGGCCGCATTGAAGGCAGCCACGGTGAGTACATCGCTCTCCATCCCGGCCGGTTTTACAGGTGTCTTGACCTCCATCCCGGATA
It includes:
- a CDS encoding DEAD/DEAH box helicase; its protein translation is MSEDIKEETKERVNPFLTPVKIIEPKNKLPDYTFDMLPEEQKAILREHGWTELMPVQRKSIPYMLAARDMLVQSKTGSGKTGAYALPLLQVIVRDHPYPQALILVPTRELCIQVQEEFEKLSKGTGIKSVAIFGGVNYEPQIKALRSGVHVIVATPGRLMDHIQRGNVDLLSIRDLVLDEADEMLSMGFYPDMQKIRKYLPKAISCTMYSATIPQTVKSLAREFQRPGADFLSLSYDKVIANNLEHRYYTCDVMEKDSMTIKVLEYYNPESCMIFCNYKRDVSYLEQVLSGYGFEVGALSGDVAQSLREKTLNAFRDKKLKILICTDVAARGIDVDHVTHVIVYDHPADHEVYVHRSGRTARAGRSGLCISLITPVEEIDLRQTAVDFGINFIKMDPLTNEEIAKKVSERTKVRLEEVRKHFGGQKATERISRMLPLVKDLANGTTDDQMLLAYLLDKFAWRK
- the map gene encoding type I methionyl aminopeptidase produces the protein MAKIKVKSAKEIELIRDAGALAAETLIRAGEMCKPGVSTLEIDEFIGDYTRQHKGISACMGYHGYPRYACISINEVVCHGIPNANTILKDGDIVNIDITTILSGYHGDTSAMFCVGKVSDIARELVDTAKFCMEEGIRAAGERGAHWNDIGCAIQDIADEHGFSVVEDYCGHGIGRGFHEEPTVYHFRNYERCPFIEVGNVFTVEPMLNVGRPGTKTLADGWTAVTRDGSLSAQWEHTVVKTKDGIDILTLPR